The genome window ACTTACCACAAAATTGAGACCCAATGCCTGCTGTTTAATATAGTTAAGGCTGTGGGATTTCCCTTGTCCATATGCACCACAAATACATAAATGGGATGGTTTGTCCCTGTCAAGGGCGTTTACACCTTCGTGAAAAGTTTTATTTAACTTTGCCTCACCCGTTGTGAGCAACCGAATCCCCAAAGGGTCAAAAAGCCCTTCACGCAAACGCTCCACTGCCCTGCGAAGTTCAAAATTACCTGCATTGTTCAGCATGGCCTGAAAATTCAAATCATCCATTTTTTATTTCCCTATCTCCGGCCTCAGCGCCCATCCTTCCGCCTCCCATCAAGTATCCCATGAAGGCTGGAGTTGTTCAATTTTTTCAGCCCCCATGTTTTGGTCATATCAGAATTCCATTCCTCATTATTTCTTCTAAAAAACCGCTTTCGTCGTGTTTTGTTTCAAAAAAAATTGGTTCGATTCTATCATCCACTTCCCTTCTAACTCTCCATAACAGAGGTCTTGTAGAAAAATAATCCCCTTGCATTTCATCGACAATTATCGCGACATCCACATCACTGTCTTCTCTCTGACTCCCTCTTGCATAAGAACCGAACAAAATCATTTTATCAAATGATATATGTTGTGATAAAAGTTTTTTATATCTTTTAAGTTTTGTTATAACCTCTGCTTTATCCATAGCTGTAGTTCCTTTGCATTATCAACAATTTCTTTGCACCGTTCTTCTGTCAAACTTCTCATTAATTGTTCTTTATGAGACGGATATCTGCATTCAATATTCATTGGTTCAAGCATATCTATAAAAAGCTTCTGATCTTCTGAAAAATACTCATAAATTTTTGCTTTCTTTGCAAGGTAAGAAAGACTATGAGAAAATGGAGCTGATTCTCCATTGGTTTTTACATAATAAGCCTTTAGTATTTTTTCAATAGATTGATGAGCCATAAACCCAACATAAAGATATCGCTTGCTTTTTAACATTGCAATGGCTGTTTCAATATCATATTCAGATAGTTCTACCCAATATCTTATTTGACCTGACATCTGTCCAGTTTCTCCAATCATGCTTAGGGCTCGCGCAAAAATAACTTTACATTTTAAGCGTCGATGCATCCTGCCTGGCTGCGTTACGAAAGCGTAGAAATATCTTGATATTCCTACACTTTCGCGCCTTTCCAGCCAGGCGCCTCAACACTTAAAATTGCTAACTTATTTTTGTACGAACCCTTAGGAACGTCCCTTATATTTTTTCGCCCCTATTTCTTCAAGTTCAAAATTATCTGCATTGTTCAGCAGGGCTTGAAAATTCAAAGCACCCGTCCTCCCGCCTCCCATCAAGTATCCCATGAAGGCTGGAGTTGTTCAATTTTTTCAGCATCCATTTCCCGTTTGGTTTCAATAATCTGTTTCCCCATATCCATATCTTCAGGGGTCTGTCCCTGTTCAACCATATCAAGGATATGGATTAATTGTTTAATGAAAAGGCGAACCTCACTTATAACACCCATGCGTTTTTGGTTTGTGCATATCTTTTCCATTAGCTCATCGCTTACCAAATCCATTGGATCCCAGCGGTAGGAAATGCCGTGGATGGTTCGTAAGCACCTGCCAAGATCGACCAGCTCGTCTGTTTTAAGAGGGGTTTGATGGATATTCACCAAGACGCCCCTATAGTTGAGTTTTCCGGATTCTCCGATTGATCGTACACGGCTCCACAAAGCATCATAGGACTTAAAGCCTTTTTCAGACATTAATATATCGGGAATAATAGAGAAAAAAATGTGAAGATATTGAGATGATTCACTGTT of Desulfosarcina sp. BuS5 contains these proteins:
- a CDS encoding nucleotidyltransferase domain-containing protein produces the protein MDKAEVITKLKRYKKLLSQHISFDKMILFGSYARGSQREDSDVDVAIIVDEMQGDYFSTRPLLWRVRREVDDRIEPIFFETKHDESGFLEEIMRNGILI
- a CDS encoding HEPN domain-containing protein, which gives rise to MIGETGQMSGQIRYWVELSEYDIETAIAMLKSKRYLYVGFMAHQSIEKILKAYYVKTNGESAPFSHSLSYLAKKAKIYEYFSEDQKLFIDMLEPMNIECRYPSHKEQLMRSLTEERCKEIVDNAKELQLWIKQRL